A part of Miscanthus floridulus cultivar M001 chromosome 6, ASM1932011v1, whole genome shotgun sequence genomic DNA contains:
- the LOC136456268 gene encoding uncharacterized protein, producing the protein MAKFSNSAIVLLMLLIAAWRTTPVMSHAKPTKPAEPELDYGPSSGRRVKNEKAASTPTPDPEFTKVAGEATLLLRAKQEMSKRMVKHIEGIVANVRFAFHLKLMLLIKSAEFMRAMAGEVAEQMTILGKQHASVASADIIAALRLQQEILKKTTERCKAISTNAAMAQKAKIEMLKGVAHDLCTVAGDIAVSMSSLAEVAAGVSGRVVVGVDINVRADIEAKALAKVEAEAVADAQALDKAEDETVAAAGEEAKASKSSSVSAGGDAGGYAGGKTNADATASGGGKAGVDAGAGVGGDASVSRGAKTGGGVAAGAKIGADIGGNIDGGADASAGAGADAKAKTVAKGKAGARAKAGVPGGARIGGGIHFSAGARIGGGVKGKIGGSGKAKADAGGSISKSAEVGGETGGNVGGTGKAEAGANADIGANVGAGVSGGAKVGGGIGGKAGGNGNAYTGADAGAGVSGGGSGGANADIGATMGAGVSGGAKIGGGVKGNTGGSTGTSADAGVSGGGPGGADAGIGATVGAGVSGGAKIGGDVGGNARGSGKAYTGTDADVGVSGGGSGGVNAGSGATVGAGVSGGAKIGGGVKGNTGGSTGTSADAGVSGGGPGGADAGIGATVGAGVSGGAKIGGGVGENARGSGKAYTGTDADAGVSGGGSGGVDAGSGATVGAGVSGGAKIGGGVKENAGGSIGTSADAGVSGGGSGGADAGIGATVGAGVSGGAKIGGGVGGNAGGSGKAYTGTNADAGVSSGGSGGVDAGSGATVGAGVSGGAKIGGGVGGNAGGSGKAYTGTNADAGVSSGGSGGVDAGSGATMGAGISGGAKIGGGVKGNAGGSIGTSADAGVSGGADAGIGATVGAGVSGGAKIGGGVGGNAGGSGKAYTGTNADAGVSGGGSGGANADIGATVGTGVSGGAKIGGGIGGNAGGSGNAVAAGGAKAGGSKSSRGGSDFGYGASSKEL; encoded by the exons ATGGCGAAGTTTTCTAATAGTGCCATAGTTCTCCTAATGCTGCTCATCGCAGCATGGAGGACGACGCCGGTGATGTCCCATGCCAAGCCGACCAAGCCAGCGGAGCCGGAGCTAGACTATGGACCCAGCTCCGGACGCCG GGTGAAGAATGAGAAGGCGGCAAGCACGCCAACACCAGATCCGGAATTTACCAAGGTGGCTGGTGAGGCTACACTTTTGCTCAGGGCCAAGCAAGAAATGTCAAAGCGCATGGTGAAGCACATAGAGGGCATCGTCGCAAACGTGAGATTCGCGTTCCATCTGAAACTGATGCTGCTGATCAAGTCGGCGGAGTTCATGAGGGCCATGGCCGGAGAGGTCGCGGAGCAGATGACCATACTTGGCAAGCAACACGCTAGTGTTGCCTCCGCCGACATCATTGCAGCGCTCAGGCTTCAGCAGGAGATTCTTAAAAAGACCACGGAACGTTGCAAGGCTATCTCCACCAATGCTGCAATGGCACAGAAGGCCAAGATTGAGATGTTGAAGGGCGTGGCGCACGACCTCTGCACGGTTGCAGGAGACATAGCCGTCAGCATGTCATCGCTAGCTGAGGTTGCAGCAG GAGTGTCTGGTCGGGTAGTAGTTGGTGTCGATATCAATGTTCGTGCTGATATTGAGGCTAAAGCTCTGGCTAAAGTTGAAGCTGAAGCCGTTGCCGATGCTCAAGCTCTGGATAAAGCTGAAGATGAAACCGTTGCTGCGGCTGGAGAAGAAGCTAAAGCAAGTAAGAGCAGCAGTGTCAGCGCAGGTGGCGATGCTGGAGGATATGCAGGCGGCAAAACTAATGCTGATGCAACTGCTTCTGGTGGCGGGAAGGCAGGGGTCGATGCCGGTGCTGGAGTTGGTGGTGATGCAAGCGTTTCTCGAGGCGCAAAGACTGGAGGTGGTGTAGCTGCAGGTGCAAAAATTGGCGCTGATATAGGAGGAAATATTGATGGGGGTGCTGACGCTAGTGCTGGAGCTGGTGCTGATGCCAAAGCCAAAACTGTTGCTAAGGGTAAAGCAGGTGCACGTGCTAAGGCTGGTGTTCCTGGGGGTGCTAGAATTGGTGGTGGCATCCACTTCTCTGCAGGTGCTAGAATTGGTGGCGGCGTTAAAGGAAAAATTGGTGGAAGCGGCAAAGCCAAAGCTGACGCCGGTGGCAGTATCTCAAAGAGTGCTGAAGTAGGTGGAGAAACTGGGGGAAATGTTGGTGGGACTGGCAAAGCTGAAGCTGGTGCCAATGCGGATATTGGTGCTAATGTGGGTGCTGGTGTTTCTGGAGGTGCCAAAGTTGGTGGTGGCATTGGAGGAAAGGCAGGAGGGAATGGAAATGCATATACTGGAGCTGATGCCGGTGCAGGTGTTTCAGGTGGAGGATCTGGTGGCGCCAATGCTGATATTGGTGCTACCATGGGTGCTGGTGTCTCTGGAGGTGCCAAAATTGGTGGTGGCGTCAAAGGAAATACAGGAGGGAGTACTGGAACTAGTGCCGATGCAGGTGTTTCTGGTGGAGGACCTGGTGGCGCCGATGCTGGTATTGGTGCTACCGTGGGTGCTGGTGTCTCCGGAGGTGCCAAAATTGGTGGTGACGTCGGAGGAAATGCACGAGGGAGTGGCAAAGCCTATACTGGAACTGATGCCGATGTAGGTGTTTCCGGTGGAGGATCTGGTGGCGTCAATGCTGGTAGTGGTGCTACCGTGGGTGCTGGTGTCTCCGGAGGTGCCAAAATTGGTGGTGGCGTCAAAGGAAATACAGGAGGGAGTACTGGCACTAGTGCCGATGCAGGTGTTTCTGGTGGAGGACCTGGTGGCGCCGATGCTGGTATTGGTGCTACCGTGGGTGCTGGTGTCTCCGGAGGTGCCAAAATTGGTGGTGGCGTCGGAGAAAATGCACGAGGGAGTGGCAAAGCCTATACTGGAACTGATGCCGATGCAGGTGTTTCTGGTGGAGGATCTGGTGGCGTCGATGCTGGTAGTGGTGCTACCGTGGGTGCTGGTGTCTCCGGAGGTGCCAAAATTGGTGGTGGCGTCAAAGAAAATGCAGGAGGGAGTATTGGAACTAGTGCCGATGCAGGTGTTTCCGGTGGAGGATCTGGTGGTGCCGATGCTGGTATTGGTGCTACCGTGGGTGCTGGTGTCTCCGGAGGTGCCAAAATTGGTGGTGGTGTCGGAGGAAATGCAGGAgggagtggcaaggcctacactGGAACTAATGCCGATGCAGGTGTTTCCAGTGGAGGATCTGGTGGCGTCGATGCTGGTAGTGGTGCTACCGTGGGTGCTGGTGTCTCCGGAGGTGCCAAAATTGGTGGTGGTGTCGGAGGAAATGCAGGAgggagtggcaaggcctacactGGAACTAATGCCGATGCAGGTGTTTCCAGTGGAGGATCTGGTGGCGTCGATGCTGGTAGTGGTGCTACCATGGGTGCTGGTATCTCCGGAGGTGCCAAAATTGGTGGTGGCGTCAAAGGAAATGCAGGAGGGAGTATTGGAACTAGTGCCGATGCAGGTGTTTCTGGTGGTGCCGATGCTGGTATTGGTGCTACCGTGGGTGCTGGTGTCTCCGGAGGTGCCAAAATTGGTGGTGGCGTCGGAGGAAATGCAGGAgggagtggcaaggcctacactGGAACTAATGCCGATGCAGGTGTTTCCGGTGGAGGATCTGGTGGCGCTAATGCTGATATTGGTGCTACCGTGGGTACTGGTGTCTCTGGAGGCGCCAAAATTGGAGGTGGCATCGGAGGAAATGCGGGAGGAAGTGGTAATGCCGTTGCAGCTGGAGGAGCTAAGGCTGGAGGGAGCAAATCATCAAGGGGTGGGTCGGATTTTGGCTATGGTGCATCGAGCAAGGAATTATAG
- the LOC136460791 gene encoding dirigent protein 10-like — MVDPARSTSPTAEPAPTSSPVVDPARSSSQVVDPAPTSSPAMDLAPTSSPAVDPTPTSYTAADPAPHLLPGSGSGPILLPCGGTGRHLLLGGGFGPLLLPDSGTGHHLLHGGGSGPLHLPGGGTGPNLLPSGGFGPLLPPGGGSGPHLVPGGGSGPHLVHGGGSGPHLVHDGGSGPHLLPSSGSGTLLPDGERIWLRRRAAWIRRQ; from the coding sequence ATGGTGGATCCGGCCCGCTCCACCTCCCCGACGGCGGAACCAGCCCCAACCTCCTCCCCAGTGGTGGATCCGGCCCGCTCCTCCTCCCAGGTGGTGGATCCGGCCCCTACCTCATCCCCGGCGATGGATCTAGCCCCCACCTCGTCCCCGGCGGTGGATCCGACCCCCACCTCGTACACGGCGGCGGATCCAGCCCCCCACCTCCTTCCCGGTAGCGGATCCGGCCCCATCCTCCTCCCCTGCGGTGGAACcggccgccacctcctcctcggcggcggattcggccccctcctcctccccgaCAGTGGAACtggccaccacctcctccacggTGGTGGATCCGGCCCGCTCCACCTCCCCGGCGGCGGAACCGGCCCCAACCTCCTCCCCAGCGGTGGATTCGGCCCGCTCCTCCCCCCCGGTGGTGGATCCGGCCCCCACCTCGTCCCTGGCGGTGGATCCGGCCCCCACCTCGTccacggcggcggatccggccccCATCTCGTCCACGACGGCGGATCCGGCCCCCACCTCCTTCCCAGCAGCGGATCCGGCACCCTCCTCCCCGACGGCGAGCGGATCTGGTTGAGGAGGCGAGCGGCATGGATCCGGCGACAGTAG
- the LOC136458550 gene encoding LOW QUALITY PROTEIN: uncharacterized protein (The sequence of the model RefSeq protein was modified relative to this genomic sequence to represent the inferred CDS: deleted 1 base in 1 codon), translating into MSTENYDPYYPDQPVVDQYLPVWARQPAFGPKPAFVWADDDDRRAGGGGTPSYTALTYSELNAAVERMALGLLETVRRGDTVLLLGSPGLRLVKLIFACQRAGLVAVPIVPPDPSKLGTSSALQGAAHGHLLRAVSQTRPAAAVADAGYIDMIMESPVAALKRLRWVSVAHLERESRGGSGDVATDDDEPPGRRTRTAYRGCAPGETYLIQYTSGATCAPRPVVVTAGAAAHNVRAARKAYDLHPASVIASWLPQYHDCGLMFLLLTVVAGATCVLASPAAFLSRPRLWLELVAEFQATCTPVPSFALPLVLKRGVGSEHGTRPLELGSLRNLILVNEPIYKSSVDEFMEEFGRAGLDASSISPSYGLAENCTFVSTAWRGTEPKLCGGRLSLPSYKKLLPSARLSSSSSEETEIDIVVVDGHTGEPVEDGVEGEIWVSSPSNASGYLGHPSSASREVFCARLPGRAAGPSFVRTGDCGVVRGTERYLYVLGRSADAIAIDGQRRRVHAHYIETAAFGSSPDSLRGGCIAAFAATPSPSSSVVVVVAELQKGRGGGTVHLRSICDGIRRAVRKEEGVNVGCVVLAEGGGVPKTTSGKLRRGSARDMLAGKLMIPKVFEVLYDYDENAKGRATWVRGGDKETEVRGTSTSWVLGDAGGDTAGMVIMARSGNASHRLRLQSSL; encoded by the exons ATGTCCACGGAGAACTACGACCCCTACTACCCCGACCAGCCGGTGGTCGACCAGTACCTCCCGGTATGGGCCAGGCAGCCGGCGTTCGGCCCCAAGCCCGCCTTCGTCTGGGCCGACGACGATGACCGGCGTGCCGGCGGTGGTGGCACGCCGTCGTACACCGCACTGACATACTCCGAGCTGAACGCCGCCGTGGAACGCATGGCTCTGGGCCTCCTCGAGACAGTACGCAGGGGCGACACCGTCCTCCTGCTCGGGTCGCCAGGCCTCCGCCTCGTCAAGCTCATCTTCGCGTGCCAGCGCGCCGGCCTCGTCGCCGTGCCCATCGTGCCGCCCGACCCGTCCAAGCTCGGCACGTCGTCCGCACTGCAGGGCGCGGCTCACGGCCATCTTCTGCGCGCCGTGTCGCAGACGAGGCCGGCCGCGGCTGTCGCCGACGCCGGGTACATTGACATGATCATGGAGTCACCGGTCGCCGCTCTGAAGCGTCTGCGGTGGGTGTCGGTCGCCCACTTGGAGAGGGAGAGCCGTGGTGGTTCGGGTGACGTGGCCACCGATGATGATGAGCCGCCGGGACGACGGACACGGACGGCCTATAGGGGCTGCGCGCCGGGCGAGACGTACCTGATCCAGTACACGTCGGGCGCGACC TGCGCGCCGAGGCCCGTGGTGGTCACCGCGGGCGCCGCGGCGCACAACGTGCGCGCGGCCAGGAAGGCGTACGACCTCCACCCGGCCAGCGTCATCGCGTCGTGGCTGCCGCAGTACCACGACTGCGGCCTCATGTTCCTCCTCCTCACCGTCGTCGCCGGCGCCACGTGCGTGCTCGCCTCGCCCGCGGCCTTCCTCAGCCGCCCGCGCCTCTGGCTCGAGCTCGTCGCCGAGTTTCAGGCCACGTGCACGCCCGTCCCGTCCTTCGCGCTGCCGCTGGTGCTCAAGCGCGGGGTTGGCTCCGAGCACGGCACGCGCCCGCTCGAGCTCGGGAGCCTACGGAACCTTATCCTCGTAAACGAGCCGATCTACAAGTCATCGGTCGACGAGTTCATGGAAGAGTTTGGCCGCGCCGGCCTGGACGCGTCGTCCATCTCGCCGTCCTACGGACTGGCCGAGAACTGCACATTCGTGTCCACCGCATGGCGCGGAACGGAACCGAAACTTTGCGGTGGACGGTTGAGCCTCCCGTCGTACAAGAAGCTACTGCCATCCGccaggctttcttcttcttccagcGAGGAGACGGAGATCGATATCGTCGTTGTTGATGGACACACCGGAGAGCCTGTGGAGGACGGCGTCGAGGGGGAGATATGGGTTTCCTCGCCGAGCAACGCGTCGGGCTACCTCGGGCACCCGTCGTCGGCGAGCCGCGAGGTGTTCTGCGCGAGGCTGCCAGGGCGAGCCGCCGGCCCGAGTTTCGTGCGCACGGGCGACTGCGGCGTGGTGCGCGGAACGGAGCGGTATCTCTACGTACTCGGCCGGAGCGCGGATGCCATTGCCATCGACGGGCAACGGCGGCGCGTGCACGCGCACTACATTGAGACGGCGGCTTTCGGCAGCTCACCGGATTCACTGCGTGGCGGCTGCATCGCCGCCTTTGCCGCGACGCCGTCGCCTTCGTCGTCCGTGGTGGTCGTCGTGGCAGAGCTGCAAAAGGGGAGAGGCGGCGGCACCGTGCATCTTCGTAGCATCTGCGACGGCATAAGACGAGCCGTGCGTAAAGAAGAAGGTGTAAATGTTGGGTGCGTCGTGCTGGCCGAGGGCGGTGGCGTGCCCAAGACTACGTCAGGGAAGCTGCGACGAGGCTCCGCGAGGGATATGCTCGCCGGCAAGCTGATGATCCCCAAGGTTTTCGAGGTGCTCTACGACTATGACGAAAATGCCAAGGGCCGCGCCACGTGGGTACGAGGTGGCGACAAGGAGACGGAGGTGCGTGGAACGAGCACTAGTTGGGTACTGGGAGACGCCGGAGGGGACACCGCAGGCATGGTCATCATGGCCAGATCAGGGAATGCAAGTCACCGCCTGCGTTTGCAATCATCTCTCTGA